The following proteins come from a genomic window of Trifolium pratense cultivar HEN17-A07 linkage group LG4, ARS_RC_1.1, whole genome shotgun sequence:
- the LOC123881518 gene encoding pentatricopeptide repeat-containing protein At1g09220, mitochondrial — MSSHLKLKLPVSYRAAATILPTISHETINHHNQQPKPKHPQHFLSLLLNNSSNNQSLQQLHSQIITSSLFHHYPFHNNPTSLLLFNNLIRSYSLSPFPHQALQFFSYTLNSLTCPLSLDSFTLTFVSHTCANLNSTHFGFHLHCVVFKLGFHSHVFVQTGLLHMYSSWGLLVSAAQVFGEMPERNVVSWNVFISGLIKWGQLEFARSVFDKMVVRSVVSWTLVIDGYTRMNKPLKALALFRKMIEVDGIEPNEITLLTIFPAIANLGYIKMCESVHGYVEKKGFNAVDIRIVNALIDLYAKCGCIESASRFFWEMPDWRKNLVSWNSVISGYAIFGMVTEAVETFEKMEKAGVCPNHVAFLSVLSACSHGGLVEHGLEFFGKMVNDYGLVPDVKHYGCVIDMLGRAGRLEEAEKVALQVPREVANEVIWRTLLGACSVHDNVEIGQRVTKKILEMEKGHGGDYVLMSNIFAGVGRFKDVERLREMIDKRVIFKLPGYSLV; from the coding sequence ATGTCGTCACATTTGAAGCTGAAACTCCCTGTTTCATATCGTGCAGCAGCAACCATTTTACCAACCATATCTCATGAAACCATCAACCACCACAATCAACAACCCAAACCAAAGCACCCACAACACTTTCTCTCCCTTCTCCTCAACAACTCTTCTAACAACCAATCTCTCCAACAACTCCACTCTCAAATCATCACTTCTTCACTCTTCCACCATTACCCTTTCCACAACAACCCAACTTCATTGCTCCTCTTCAACAACCTCATACGTTCTTATTCTCTCTCCCCTTTCCCTCATCAAGCCCTTCAATTCTTTAGCTACACTCTCAACTCCCTAACATGCCCTCTTTCACTTGATTCCTTCACTTTGACTTTTGTTTCTCACACTTGTGCAAATTTAAATTCAACCCATTTTGGTTTTCATCTTCATTGTGTTGTTTTTAAACTGGGTTTTCATTCTCATGTCTTTGTTCAAACTGGGTTGCTTCATATGTACTCAAGTTGGGGTCTTTTGGTTTCAGCAGCACAGGTGTTTGGTGAAATGCCAGAAAGAAATGTTGTTAGTTGGAATGTTTTTATTAGTGGTTTGATTAAATGGGGTCAGCTTGAATTTGCTCGGTCGGTGTTTGATAAAATGGTGGTTAGGAGTGTGGTGTCTTGGACACTTGTTATTGATGGGTATACGAGAATGAATAAGCCTTTGAAAGCTTTGGCTTTGTTTAGAAAAATGATTGAAGTTGATGGTATTGAGCCTAATGAGATTACCCTTTTGACTATTTTTCCTGCTATTGCTAATCTTGGGTATATCAAGATGTGTGAGTCCGTTCATGGGTATGTAGAGAAGAAAGGGTTTAATGCGGTTGATATACGGATTGTGAATGCGTTGATTGATTTGTATGCTAAGTGTGGATGTATAGAGAGTGCGAGTAGATTCTTTTGGGAGATGCCTGACTGGAGGAAGAATTTGGTGTCATGGAATTCGGTTATATCTGGTTATGCTATATTTGGGATGGTGACGGAGGCTGTGGAGACTTTTGAGAAAATGGAAAAGGCTGGTGTGTGTCCAAATCACGTGGCGTTCCTCAGTGTTTTGAGTGCCTGTAGTCACGGTGGATTGGTTGAGCATGGGCTTGAGTTTTTCGGTAAAATGGTGAATGATTATGGACTTGTACCGGATGTCAAGCACTATGGTTGTGTGATAGATATGCTTGGCAGAGCAggaaggttagaagaagctgagAAGGTTGCTCTACAGGTTCCGCGTGAGGTCGCAAATGAAGTTATTTGGAGGACGCTACTTGGTGCTTGTAGCGTTCATGATAATGTTGAAATTGGCCAGAGGGTGACCAAGAAGATACTGGAGATGGAGAAGGGACATGGTGGTGATTATGTTCTAATGTCCAATATTTTTGCTGGTGTTGGGAGATTCAAGGATGTTGAGAGGTTAAGGGAAATGATAGATAAAAGAGTTATCTTTAAACTTCCAGGCTACAGTTTAGTCTAA
- the LOC123922070 gene encoding sugar transport protein 10-like, which yields MAGGGVVASTNGRQYDGKVTPFVLVTCLVAAMGGLLFGYDLGITGGVTSMEPFLVKFFPGVYKQMKNESADKNQYCKFDNELLTLFTSSLYLAALIASFFASTTTRRFGRKVSMFAGGMFFLVGALLNGFAVNIEMLIIGRLLLGFGVGYCNQSVPVYLSEMAPAKIRGALNMGFQMMITIGILGANLINYKTANHKSGWRVSLGIGAVPAVMLCVGSFFLGDTPNSMIERGQKEAAKKMLQRIRGIDNVDEEFQDLVDASEEAKKVEHPWKNITQPRYRPQLTFCSLIPFFQQLTGINVIMFYAPVLFKTLGFGSDASLMSAVITGGVNVAATFVSIFTVDKFGRRILFLEGGVQMLICQIVVGSMIAMKFGVSGQGSFTKGEANLLVFFICLYVAAFAWSWGPLGWLVPSEICPLEVRSAGQATNVAVNMLFTFAIAQIFLNMLCHLKFGLFFFFAGFVLIMTIFIALFMPETNKVAIEEMNNVWKSHWFWRKFVPNTDHDHKAVREIPMA from the exons ATGGCTGGTGGAGGTGTAGTTGCTTCAACAAATGGAAGGCAATATGATGGGAAGGTGACACCGTTCGTGTTGGTCACATGTTTGGTGGCGGCCATGGGAGGTCTACTTTTCGGTTATGATCTTGGTATTACCGGAGGAGTAACTTCCATGGAACCATTTTTGGTGAAATTCTTTCCCGGCGTTTACAAGCAAATGAAAAATGAATCTGCGGACAAGAACCAATATTGTAAATTTGACAATGAGCTTCTTACTTTGTTCACATCTTCCTTGTATCTTGCAGCGCTAATAGCTTCTTTCTTTGCTTCCACGACTACGAGAAGGTTTGGACGCAAGGTCTCAATGTTTGCTGGTGGCATGTTTTTTCTTGTTGGTGCATTGCTGAATGGTTTTGCCGTCAATATTGAAATGCTTATCATTGGTCGTCTATTGCTTGGTTTTGGTGTCGGATATTGTAATCAG TCTGTTCCAGTGTATTTGTCTGAAATGGCTCCGGCAAAGATTAGAGGCGCACTCAATATGGGCTTTCAAATGATGATCACAATTGGAATCCTAGGTGCAAACCTTATCAACTATAAGACTGCCAATCATAAGAGTGGATGGAGAGTTTCTTTAGGTATTGGAGCCGTCCCTGCGGTTATGTTGTGTGTAGGATCTTTTTTCTTAGGTGACACACCAAACTCTATGATTGAAAGGGGTCAAAAAGAAGCAgctaaaaaaatgttacaaagGATTCGTGGCATTGATAATGTTGATGAAGAGTTTCAGGATCTAGTTGATGCTAGCGAGGAAGCCAAAAAGGTAGAGCATCCATGGAAGAATATTACACAACCAAGATATAGACCTCAACTCACTTTTTGCAGTCTCATTCCATTCTTCCAACAACTCACCGGCATCAATGTTATCATGTTTTATGCACCTGTCCTTTTCAAAACTCTGGGATTTGGAAGCGATGCTTCACTCATGTCTGCAGTAATTACCGGAGGTGTCAATGTTGCTGCTACTTTTGTTTCCATTTTCACTGTAGACAAGTTTGGAAGAAGAATTTTGTTCCTTGAAGGCGGTGTCCAAATGCTTATATGCCAG ATTGTTGTTGGAAGCATGATTGCGATGAAGTTTGGAGTTAGCGGTCAAGGGTCATTTACAAAAGGTGAAGCAAATCTTCTGGTGTTCTTTATATGTTTGTATGTTGCGGCATTTGCATGGTCTTGGGGTCCATTGGGATGGTTAGTCCCTAGTGAAATATGTCCTCTTGAGGTTCGATCTGCAGGTCAAGCTACCAATGTTGCCGTGAACATGTTATTCACCTTCGCCATTGCtcaaatttttcttaatatgctTTGTCACTTGAAGTTCGggcttttcttcttctttgctGGCTTTGTGCTCATCATGACAATTTTCATAGCCTTGTTTATGCCCGAGACAAACAAAGTCGCCATTGAAGAAATGAATAATGTGTGGAAGTCTCATTGGTTTTGGAGGAAGTTTGTTCCTAATACTGATCATGACCATAAGGCAGTGCGTGAAATTCCCATGGCATAG
- the LOC123920216 gene encoding sugar transport protein 10-like isoform X2 has product MDMLIKKFGETNKGKKRLCLITNVASLSRFGRKVSMFAGGMFFLVGALLNGFAVNIEMLIIGRLLLGFGVGYCNQSVPVYLSEMAPAKIRGALNMGFQMMITIGILGANLINYKTANHKSGWRVSLGIGAVPAVMLCVGSFFLGDTPNSMIERGQKEAAKKMLQRIRGIDNVDEEFQDLVDASEEAKKVEHPWKNITQPRYRPQLTFCSLIPFFQQLTGINVIMFYAPVLFKTLGFGSDASLMSAVITGGVNVAATFVSIFTVDKFGRRILFLEGGVQMLICQIVVGSMIAMKFGVSGQGSFTKGEANLLVFFICLYVAAFAWSWGPLGWLVPSEICPLEVRSAGQATNVAVNMLFTFAIAQIFLNMLCHLKFGLFFFFAGFVLIMTIFIALFMPETNKVAIEEMNNVWKSHWFWRKFVPTTVNDHDHKGMREIPMA; this is encoded by the exons ATGGATATGTTAATAAAAAAGTTTGGAGAAACTAACAAGGGAAAGAAACGTCTTTGCCTTATTACAAATGTTGCATCCTTGAGCAG GTTTGGACGCAAGGTCTCAATGTTTGCTGGTGGCATGTTTTTTCTTGTTGGTGCATTGCTGAATGGTTTTGCCGTCAATATTGAAATGCTTATCATTGGTCGTCTATTGCTTGGTTTTGGTGTCGGATATTGTAATCAG TCTGTTCCAGTGTATTTGTCTGAAATGGCTCCGGCAAAGATTAGAGGCGCACTCAATATGGGCTTTCAAATGATGATCACAATTGGAATCCTAGGTGCAAACCTTATCAACTATAAGACTGCCAATCATAAGAGTGGATGGAGAGTTTCTTTAGGTATTGGAGCCGTCCCTGCGGTTATGTTGTGTGTAGGATCTTTTTTCTTAGGTGACACACCAAACTCTATGATTGAAAGGGGTCAAAAAGAAGCAgctaaaaaaatgttacaaagGATTCGTGGCATTGATAATGTTGATGAAGAGTTTCAGGATCTGGTTGATGCTAGCGAGGAAGCCAAAAAGGTAGAGCATCCATGGAAGAATATTACACAACCAAGATATAGACCTCAACTCACTTTTTGCAGTCTCATTCCATTCTTCCAACAACTCACCGGCATCAATGTTATCATGTTTTATGCACCTGTCCTTTTCAAAACTCTGGGATTTGGAAGCGATGCTTCACTCATGTCTGCAGTAATTACCGGAGGTGTCAACGTTGCTGCTACTTTTGTTTCCATTTTCACTGTAGACAAGTTTGGAAGAAGAATTTTGTTCCTTGAAGGCGGTGTCCAAATGCTTATATGCCAG ATTGTTGTTGGAAGCATGATTGCGATGAAGTTTGGAGTTAGCGGTCAAGGGTCATTTACAAAAGGTGAAGCAAATCTTCTGGTGTTCTTTATATGTTTGTATGTTGCGGCATTTGCATGGTCTTGGGGTCCATTGGGATGGTTAGTCCCTAGTGAAATATGTCCTCTTGAGGTTCGATCTGCAGGTCAAGCTACCAATGTTGCCGTGAACATGTTATTCACCTTCGCCATTGCtcaaatttttcttaatatgctTTGTCACTTGAAGTTCGggcttttcttcttctttgccgGCTTTGTGCTCATCATGACAATTTTCATCGCCTTGTTTATGCCCGAGACAAACAAAGTCGCCATTGAAGAAATGAATAATGTGTGGAAGTCTCACTGGTTTTGGAGGAAGTTTGTTCCTACTACTGTCAATGATCATGACCATAAGGGGATGCGTGAAATACCCATGGCATAG
- the LOC123920216 gene encoding sugar transport protein 10-like isoform X1 — MAGGGLVASANGRQYDGKVTPFVLVTCLVAAMGGLLFGYDLGITGGVTSMEPFLVKFFPGVYKQMKNESADKNQYCKFDNELLTLFTSSLYLAALIASFFASTTTRRFGRKVSMFAGGMFFLVGALLNGFAVNIEMLIIGRLLLGFGVGYCNQSVPVYLSEMAPAKIRGALNMGFQMMITIGILGANLINYKTANHKSGWRVSLGIGAVPAVMLCVGSFFLGDTPNSMIERGQKEAAKKMLQRIRGIDNVDEEFQDLVDASEEAKKVEHPWKNITQPRYRPQLTFCSLIPFFQQLTGINVIMFYAPVLFKTLGFGSDASLMSAVITGGVNVAATFVSIFTVDKFGRRILFLEGGVQMLICQIVVGSMIAMKFGVSGQGSFTKGEANLLVFFICLYVAAFAWSWGPLGWLVPSEICPLEVRSAGQATNVAVNMLFTFAIAQIFLNMLCHLKFGLFFFFAGFVLIMTIFIALFMPETNKVAIEEMNNVWKSHWFWRKFVPTTVNDHDHKGMREIPMA; from the exons ATGGCTGGTGGAGGCTTAGTTGCTTCAGCAAATGGAAGGCAATATGATGGGAAGGTGACACCGTTCGTGTTGGTCACATGTTTGGTGGCGGCCATGGGAGGTCTACTTTTCGGTTATGATCTTGGTATTACCGGAGGAGTAACTTCCATGGAACCATTTCTGGTGAAATTCTTTCCCGGCGTTTACAAGCAAATGAAAAATGAATCTGCGGACAAGAACCAATATTGTAAATTTGACAATGAGCTTCTTACTTTGTTCACATCTTCCTTGTATCTTGCAGCGCTAATAGCTTCTTTCTTTGCTTCCACGACTACGAGAAGGTTTGGACGCAAGGTCTCAATGTTTGCTGGTGGCATGTTTTTTCTTGTTGGTGCATTGCTGAATGGTTTTGCCGTCAATATTGAAATGCTTATCATTGGTCGTCTATTGCTTGGTTTTGGTGTCGGATATTGTAATCAG TCTGTTCCAGTGTATTTGTCTGAAATGGCTCCGGCAAAGATTAGAGGCGCACTCAATATGGGCTTTCAAATGATGATCACAATTGGAATCCTAGGTGCAAACCTTATCAACTATAAGACTGCCAATCATAAGAGTGGATGGAGAGTTTCTTTAGGTATTGGAGCCGTCCCTGCGGTTATGTTGTGTGTAGGATCTTTTTTCTTAGGTGACACACCAAACTCTATGATTGAAAGGGGTCAAAAAGAAGCAgctaaaaaaatgttacaaagGATTCGTGGCATTGATAATGTTGATGAAGAGTTTCAGGATCTGGTTGATGCTAGCGAGGAAGCCAAAAAGGTAGAGCATCCATGGAAGAATATTACACAACCAAGATATAGACCTCAACTCACTTTTTGCAGTCTCATTCCATTCTTCCAACAACTCACCGGCATCAATGTTATCATGTTTTATGCACCTGTCCTTTTCAAAACTCTGGGATTTGGAAGCGATGCTTCACTCATGTCTGCAGTAATTACCGGAGGTGTCAACGTTGCTGCTACTTTTGTTTCCATTTTCACTGTAGACAAGTTTGGAAGAAGAATTTTGTTCCTTGAAGGCGGTGTCCAAATGCTTATATGCCAG ATTGTTGTTGGAAGCATGATTGCGATGAAGTTTGGAGTTAGCGGTCAAGGGTCATTTACAAAAGGTGAAGCAAATCTTCTGGTGTTCTTTATATGTTTGTATGTTGCGGCATTTGCATGGTCTTGGGGTCCATTGGGATGGTTAGTCCCTAGTGAAATATGTCCTCTTGAGGTTCGATCTGCAGGTCAAGCTACCAATGTTGCCGTGAACATGTTATTCACCTTCGCCATTGCtcaaatttttcttaatatgctTTGTCACTTGAAGTTCGggcttttcttcttctttgccgGCTTTGTGCTCATCATGACAATTTTCATCGCCTTGTTTATGCCCGAGACAAACAAAGTCGCCATTGAAGAAATGAATAATGTGTGGAAGTCTCACTGGTTTTGGAGGAAGTTTGTTCCTACTACTGTCAATGATCATGACCATAAGGGGATGCGTGAAATACCCATGGCATAG
- the LOC123920217 gene encoding uncharacterized protein LOC123920217: MASSTSSTTFCNLKFHSKIVQNNNNNKNKTNSFFLPPSILNKKQEEEENHDTNNNTHQINRRQLILRSSELATIGAIFNFSGKKPEYLGVQKSSPALALCPATKNCVSTSENVSDLTHYAPPWNYNPEGRKSPVSREEAIEELIDVIESTKPDKFTPKIVERKEDYVHVEYQSSILGFVDDVEFWFRPGKGSIVEYRSASRLGNFDFDVNRKRIKALRQELEKKGWASQETTI; encoded by the exons ATGGCATCATCAACATCTTCAACTACATTCTGCAACCTCAAATTTCACTCCAAAATAgtacaaaacaacaacaataacaaaaacaaaaccaattctttctttcttcctcCTAGTATTCTAAACAAGAAGCAGGAAGAGGAAGAAAACCACGACACAAACAACAACACCCACCAAATCAATCGAAG acaGCTTATATTGAGGAGTAGCGAATTAGCAACCATTGGTGCCATCTTCAATTTCAG TGGGAAGAAGCCTGAATATCTTGGAGTTCAAAAAAGCTCACCAGCATTGGCTTTGTGTCCAGCAACTAAGAATTGTGTGTCAACCTCTGAGAATGTCAGTGATCTCACCCACTATGCTCCTCCTTG GAACTATAACCCTGAAGGCAGGAAAAGTCCTGTGAGCAGAGAAGAAGCAATTGAGGAGCTAATAGATGTG ATAGAATCAACAAAACCAGACAAATTTACACCAAAAATAGTTGAAAGGAAAGAAGATTATGTTCATGTGGAGTATCAAAGCTCAATCTTAGGG TTCGTAGACGATGTTGAGTTTTGGTTCCGACCAGGTAAAGGTTCGATCGTGGAGTATCGATCTGCGTCAAGGTTGGGAAACTTTGATTTTGATGTGAATAGGAAAAGAATCAAG GCACTGCGACAAGAGTTGGAGAAGAAAGGATGGGCATCTCAAGAAACTACTATATGA